One window of the Triticum dicoccoides isolate Atlit2015 ecotype Zavitan chromosome 3B, WEW_v2.0, whole genome shotgun sequence genome contains the following:
- the LOC119279303 gene encoding indole-2-monooxygenase-like — protein MARAMARISNAAAGHEALDMGKLLHSLSMAMVCRAVFGPVFNMDGRCQQLQDLVRSTGALVAGYSALDFFPALVSKAGFIRRFVCGKAAKLRSAWDGVLDEIIAEHEQDGFIDSLRSAQREYGLSKEHVRVILIDTFFGATDSTSTLMECVLAELMANPRAMYTLQAELRRSVPNGGSSHGDGGILTQDDLAGKPYFKAVIKECFRLHPPAPLLGPHLSMDRVRLLDGYQIPATMPIMVNAWAIGRDRGVWGEDAHTY, from the exons ATGGCTCGTGCCATGGCACGGATCTCGAACGCGGCGGCCGGCCACGAGGCGCTGGACATGGGCAAGCTGCTCCACAGCTTGTCCATGGCCATGGTCTGCCGCGCGGTCTTCGGGCCGGTGTTCAACATGGACGGCCGCTGCCAACAGCTGCAGGACCTTGTCCGTTCCACCGGCGCCCTCGTCGCCGGTTATAGCGCGCTGGACTTCTTCCCGGCCTTGGTCAGCAAGGCTGGCTTCATCAGGCGGTTTGTCTGCGGCAAGGCGGCCAAGCTCAGGAGCGCGTGGGACGGGGTTCTAGATGAAATCATCGCGGAGCACGAGCAGGACGGATTCATCGACTCGCTGAGGTCAGCTCAGCGCGAGTACGGGTTGTCCAAGGAGCACGTGAGAGTAATCTTAATC GACACCTTCTTCGGCGCCACCGACTCCACCTCAACGCTCATGGAATGCGTTTTGGCGGAACTAATGGCGAACCCTCGCGCGATGTACACCCTCCAAGCCGAGCTGAGGAGAAGCGTCCCCAACGGAGGAAGCAGCCATGGAGATGGAGGGATACTAACCCAGGATGATCTCGCGGGTAAACCATACTTCAAGGCAGTGATCAAAGAATGTTTTCGCCTCCACCCTCCAGCGCCCCTGCTCGGGCCGCACCTGTCCATGGACAGGGTGCGACTCCTCGACGGGTACCAGATCCCAGCAACAATGCCCATCATGGTGAACGCCTGGGCCATCGGGCGGGACCGGGGCGTTTGGGGTGAGGACGCTCATACTTATTGA